The following are encoded together in the Glycine soja cultivar W05 chromosome 5, ASM419377v2, whole genome shotgun sequence genome:
- the LOC114412342 gene encoding GLABROUS1 enhancer-binding protein-like produces MLQKQLPPPIEASSDEEQRPSSKQHTEEGVSSSEEASSQEEDDDDQPPTLPLASANPHPKPSSSDSDTDFEPTKVKPKPTDQAQKPQPSPAPPKWGSKRPAQNNAPATDPKRAKKKLTNSSSAAAAHETEEKSGGGQAKLSQRLFSKEDELAILKGMAEFISKTGQDPYKYADAFQNFVKNSLRVEASSNQIKEKIRRLKKKFETKAQRAKKWEDPEFSKFHDRTVFELSKKVWGEGANGLVEKPKPNNGKRKTAKTPKKDATSRNVVAKSETTTLLESMELEECGNVNLLYREVSGFKELNEDEMKRGLALIGESKRKELEGKWRKLRLAEMELVANRSLLIGEQIKLIFEALQ; encoded by the coding sequence ATGTTGCAGAAGCAGCTACCTCCCCCCATTGAGGCCTCTTCCGATGAAGAGCAACGACCTTCCTCCAAGCAACACACAGAAGAAGGAGTTTCCTCTTCAGAAGAAGCTTCTTCCCAAGAAGAAGACGACGACGACCAACCTCCCACCCTTCCTCTCGCTTCCGCAAACCCCCACCCGAAACCGTCGTCCTCCGACTCCGACACCGACTTCGAGCCCACCAAAGTAAAACCCAAGCCCACGGACCAGGCCCAGAAGCCCCAGCCCTCACCCGCGCCGCCCAAATGGGGATCCAAGCGCCCTGCCCAGAACAACGCCCCTGCCACTGACCCGAAACGCGCGAAGAAGAAATTGACCAATTCTTCTTCCGCCGCTGCCGCCCACGAGACGGAGGAGAAGTCCGGTGGCGGCCAAGCGAAGTTGTCTCAGAGACTCTTCAGCAAGGAAGACGAACTCGCCATTCTTAAGGGCATGGCTGAGTTCATTTCGAAGACGGGCCAAGACCCTTACAAGTACGCCGATGCCTTCCAAAATTTCGTTAAGAATTCGCTCCGCGTGGAGGCTTCGAGCAACCAGATCAAGGAGAAGATCCGACGGCTGAAGAAGAAGTTTGAAACTAAAGCACAGAGAGCGAAGAAATGGGAGGACCCTGAGTTCTCCAAATTTCACGACCGGACTGTGTTTGAATTATCAAAGAAGGTTTGGGGAGAAGGAGCCAATGGGCTGGTGGAGAAGCCAAAACCTaataatggaaaaagaaaaactgcCAAGACTCCAAAGAAGGATGCTACTAGCAGGAATGTAGTAGCAAAATCTGAAACTACAACACTACTGGAGTCGATGGAGTTGGAGGAGTGTGGGAATGTAAATTTGCTTTACCGCGAAGTATCTGGTTTCAAAGAACTGAATGAGGATGAGATGAAGAGGGGATTGGCGTTAATTGGAGAATCTAAGAGGAAAGAGTTGGAGGGCAAGTGGAGGAAATTGCGACTTGCTGAGATGGAACTGGTTGCGAATCGCTCACTACTTATTGGGGAGCAGATTAAGTTGATATTTGAAGCACTTCAGTAA